The genomic interval TACGCCCTCAATAATTACCACGGTCTTTTTAGTCGCATCAAAGTTTGCATTATGTTGCAGAACTTCAGTGAGAGATGTCTCAGAAAGATCTGCTGATATAAAAGTAAAATTGGAGGAAAGATGACTCTTTAGTGCGTTTTCCTTCAAAATCTGAGTACTTGGGTGATCTATCTCAAGACAGGTTATGTCTCTATGTGTCCTTGCCAAACGCATCCCCAGAGTATCATATCCAGCTCCAATGATAACAATCTGGGTATAGCCCTTCCGTAGTGCTTCCAAGGCCAGTTTTTCGATATAATTTTTTCTTGAAATAACGTGAAGAATAAAACCTTTATTGAGTATTTTTTCGAATAAGCGTATCGACCAACGAATAAATCGATTCTTGATGGCGAATAAAAACACTTCAGGATATCTGATTACATGATAAGCCATCTCTCGACTTAAATGCCTGGCATCCGAGGAAACCAAATGTTTACTGGATTTATCTTCTGATCCAAATAAAACCGTTTTTAAAATCAGTTCAGCGGTGGCACTATGTTTCAGTTTATTCATAATCAGCTTAATTCTTTACTAAACATTTTTTTATAATATCGATACCAGTCGGATTGGAACACTTCATTAGGGTCATATTTTAATTTGAGTTTCAGAAAACTTATAAATTGTGGATAGGCTAAAAGAATTTGATCTTTGCGGGCCCATCGGTGATAAGTTAAATAAAAGCTTCCACCATATGCTTCTGCGCGGTCTATTATGAGCCGAAAATCATGTTTCGCTTTTTCGATTCCTTCTGGAGAGTGATCTACATGAAAATTAAATACAATTGCAGCATAATTATTTTTGGCCCAAGAAAGGTAACTTTCATTATCCTTTTTAATTAATCTCACTGTTCCATAGATAACATTCACATGGTATTTGCGAAAGTCCTCGCGTAGCTGATTAAATAATGTCGCTAAGTTATTACGGGGTACATAAATTTCACTAATCACTTCAGAAGAGCTTTTATTGATGTTGTCATGATAATCATTAACATATACCCCCATTTGGTTAGTATCAGAGCGATACCGCTGACCGTCAGTTTTCAAGTAATATTTGGAATAGACATCAAAGGCCTTTGACTTGTTAGTGTGAGCCAAATTAAGCAAATAAGTCCAGTCTTGAGTTGATAATTCATTTTGTTTTGTAGGTACTTGTCGAATGTTTTCCGAGACAGGCTTGTAAAAAGAATAAATCCCTCTTTCCATAAACCCCGATGATTGTGGATCAATATCAAATTGAAAATCCCCATACAGGTAGCCCTCAGCAATTTTTCTGGTGGCTTGGGGAATAAAATTTTTAATGTCAATAATTTTTACTTCCCGCTGTAAAACAACCACTGGCATTAACCGCAATTTCACTGTGGCAATAACACCAAATAAACCATAGCCACCAATCGCTAATTTAAATAATTCGTTGTTCTCTGTGCGACTGCAGTTTTTCAGGTTCCCCTGTGCATCTACAATGGAAAAAGATTCTACATCACTAATCACTGGAGACATATTGAGCCCACGCCCATGAATATTCGATGAAAGGGCTCCTCCCATACTTAAATTATCAGCCCCAGTCTGTTTTTGCCTTATCCCCCAGGCTTTATTATTTTTCTGATGTTTTAGCAGCCAATCGACAATCTTAGGCCACTCTATACCTGCTTCAACTTCCAAAATACCCTTTTTATCATCAAAACTAATAATCTTGTTATAATGCGACATGCTGATATTGACAGTGCCAACACCAAACTGCTGTCCTCCCATGGAGTGTCTACCGCCGCTGATGCTTACTGCTAAACCTTTTGACTTTGCATGTTTTATTATTTTACTTATTTCAGCAATAGAAGTTGGGTAGACAATACTGTCAAGTCGGGTTAGGTTAAGTTTTGAATGAATATCATTCAATTCCGGGCCGGGATTGTTTGCAGCCTGAGAGATGCCGCAAACTGTAAATAGAACTACTGCTTTAAAAATTTTTAAAATATACCTTTTCATCACTCAGGTCCTTTTGGGAGGTAACTGAAGCGTTACACCTTTAAAAATCATAAATAAAGCAATTACCTGAATCAAATGATACACAGAATTGTAATGAATATTGACTGAAAATGAAACTTGCGACTGTTGGATATAAGCAGCTAAAAAACTAATACAAATACCAGCAATTATCCAAAGACAAAATACTTTTTTATCTTTTTTAAGCACGATGAGATTTGCTATGAGTAAAAAAACTAGTGCAGGAAGATAATTATACATAGCTACAGCATAGTTCTGAGTAAAAAATATAACGATGACTGAGTAAGGAAGATAGAGCAGGATAACAAAAAGAATCCAGATAAATAATCTATCGATTTTGAAAAGATAGTAACCGCCTAAAATCCAACAAGACACAGCGGTGACGCCGAGGCTCAGTAATGTAAAAATCCACAGACATTTGTAATAAAGGCTTTCTTCATTAGCAAAAAATCCATGGACTACACCACCCAAAAAGGATGAAAAGGCAATCGATAGAAAGAATAATATCCATATACCAACAAAAGGACTATTTCCATGTCGGTACTGCCAAATCATCCAAGTGAACCCCAGGCAAACAAAAGTGATAAAAAAGTCAGTAATTGCAACATATATCTCCGTCATGGACTGTTCCTACACAATAGACTGCATTTAGCTTTTTAGTAAACCACAGTAGCGCATGGACATCCACTAAAGCATTCTTACTTTAGCCATAATGAACATCATTTATTAAGCCTAAACCTATACCAGAGATTAATAGCAAAAGCAGCTATGGCAACTTATTACACGCCGCGCATCCAGGTAGCGGACAATTGTCAACAGATACTGATTAATCAAGGAGTAAATATAATCTCTAATGGATAAGAGCGCTGTAATATGGCAGCCATATAGGGAAATCCCGTATTAAGCGATGCGAATACGGGCGGGCGTGGCAGCTCAATGCAAAATTGAGGTTTACCAACCAAATCTGAAGTCGAAAAGAGGCTTTTCGATCGATTTAGGCGTCAGTTTGGAAGTTAAAATTTTTAATTCATGATACCCATCAAGTACACTGTCTGCTACTGCAAGTGCGTCAGGAAAACAATAGTCGATTTGTTTGCATTCATTAGCAAGTACATGCAGATTTTTCCAATGGGTTATATTTTTGACATCGATTTTTTTAGAGTCAATTAACTGTTTATAACAGAAAAGTTCTAAAAATCTTTTTACTTTATCTGTGTCCGTCTTACGTTCAATTAAATTATGAAAAATTTTACCTATATGCAACTGCAATTTTTCTTGTGTCAACGGCAATGTATTATCAATTATAAATTCTGCTGCTGCTTTAAAAAAAGCAGAGAGCGCGACACTTTCTTGGGGTTGTGTCTGCGGTTTGAAAAAAGTGGAAGCTGGGGGCTTCTTTTTTCGCACAAAGAAATCTAAAAACTCACTGTTTTTTAAAGTCGAATCTAATAATAATTGGAGTGTTCCATGCTTATTCGCATCGTTTTTACGATCTTTCATTGCATCAGAGGCTGCAACAAATAAGGTTGGATCTATATTGGTCAAATGAGTATTTGTTAACATGGCTATGAATTCTTGATCACAGGGTGTTTTTTCACATTCTTTTAAAAGTATTCTTCTCAACGACTCTTGGTAGACCGTAATGCTCGCGGGATCATTAAGAATAGAATCATCAGGTATGATTTCTATAGCTTGGGTAAATACTAATTTAAGCAGGACTCCCCTGTTTTCTTTTTTCTCTCGGTTAAAAGAATCATAAACTTCGCTAAAAAAATGAGGATTGCTGGCTGCTTTTGTTATTAAATGTTTAAAAAACTCTTTAGGACGTGAATCATCGGAAGATGAGGAACTAATTTTCTCTGCCTCGTTCCAAAGTACTTGATAAAATATTTCTGGTTTTCGCATTTCAGGTTTGATTGATATTTTTTTGTATGCATCTATTTTTGAATGAATATAATTTTTAATATCAACACGACATGCACTACTCAAAGCTTTATTTTCATTAATGGCATTCTCATAATTTCCGAGCGCTTTGAATGCTTTCTTGAGCGCTTCTGATTTCCTGGTATTACCAAAATAACTGTTGACTATTCCCTCTACCGATTTATCAAAAATGTAATCGATTAATTGTCGGAGGTGAAAAAACTCACCATCAGTATCTATATTCAATGGTTTATTTGTTAGATTTTTAGCTGACTCCAACATGGGATTTATCACATGTTGGAGCGTACTGAGCTCCCTCATTTGTGTTGTGCACCATTTATAAACATCTTCAGGTACTCGTTCTTTCAACAGGCCTTTTAAATTTGCCAGCACACAATTACCTATTTTTTGGGATTTTACATGTTTGCCCCAGCTAAAACTAAAACCTAAATCTTTTAGTGTTTTATCATATTGATCGTAAAACCTCTTATAGCTGTCTTCACTACCATTGACTACACCCAATCCGGTAATTGTCTCAATTACTGTTCTTAACTTATTTAAATCTAAGCCAGCGGTATTAATGCGATAAACTAAATTATAATTTGATCTTTGGCCATTACCACGATTGCAATGCGTAATAATTAATTGATTTTTTTCTTTATATATTTGGGTATAGATTGCATGGCCATTGCAGTCATGCTCAATTGTTAAATCATGACCATAGAGGGTCTTTCGAATTCTTTTTAAAGTAATTTCCTTTTTATCTTCGATAACGATTGTTTTAATTGACTCAGAAAACCGATTAAAAACGCTTTTGTATTCCTTTAACTCAGAAGCAGTATATGTTTTTCCTTCTATTTGAATGTCTTGCGCAAGGACTGTTGATAATAGTTTTACAAATTCTTCACTAGCGGCTTTAACAACCAAACCTTGTTTTCTAACATGCTCTTTGTGATTAACTACTAAATCCACCATATAACCATGAAACATAGCAGACCAGAGAGGTAAAAAATTTTTACTTTCCTCATCATCTACATCACTTAACCATTTTTTCTTTTTAAGAATCGTTTCGTTTAATGTCGCTTTCTTTTTGGCGTTACCCTTTTTGGTCTTTATTTTATTTAGTTCTTCTTCTGCATCAGTTATTTCCTTTTTGACCCGATCATAAGCTGCAGAAGCAGGTTTATTAAGATTTTGTCGCGTTAAATCGGTCCGCATAAGTAGCTCAAATTCATGCGTAAAATCTACTATTTTTTTTACGGTGGGAATGGATACAACACGCTTATTTTTTTCTTTTTTTGATTGCATAATCTGGCCATCCTGACTAAATGCTTTATAAAAATACATAGTTAGTATATATAACACATATAGTTTTATTGTAAATCCAATTTTATGGATTTCGCTCAACTTGTATTAATACTTTAATTAGAAAATTAATTACGTACCTGTACCACTTCGCGAATCAACTCCAACCAGGCTTTTGCCGCAGTTGAAAGATAGGCATTGCGGCGCCATGTCATAGCCATATTCCATTGCAGCATGTCGTCATCAAGTAACAGAGAATGAATCTGTGGGTTTGGTCGCTCAGCGCTAATCATTCGTGGTAGAAAAGCAACCCCTAGGCCTGAGGAAACAAGTTCCAACATAAAATCAATCTGGCTGCTTTGTGCAACCACTTTGGGTTGAAAACCAACACGACCACATGCGTCCAGAATTAATCGATGCAAGGCAAAACCACTACCAAACAGGATGAAGGGAGTATCTTTAAGTTCTTTTAATGAAATAGAATCTCGAGCTGCAAAAGGATGGCTAGATGCCAAGAGCGCCACAATGGGTTCACTTCGAACTGGTTGACAATCAAACTCTTCAGAAATAGGCAATAAAGTTCCTGCAAAATCGATACTACCCGCGCGCAAACATTCTGCAAGCTTATCACTGCCATGCTCTATAAGTTCTACTTCAATACCAGGATAACGTTGGCTGTAGCGTGCAAAAAGCGGTGCAAATAAAGTGGAACTACCCACAGGAGAGATACCCAACCGAAGTTTTCCTTGCTTCAAACCACGAATCTCATCAAGCTCTTTAAGAAGATCGTCCCGATCTGCAAGAAGTTTAATTCCTCGGCGATAAACGATTTCACCTGCTGCAGTGGGTACATTATGGCGTTTAAAACGCTCAATGAGCGGCACTCCCAGTTCATCCTCAAGCTGTTTGATTGCTTTACTTACCGTGGACTGAGTGGCAAAAAGAAGTTCTGCTGCTTTGGAAAAATTACCTTGACGTACAACCTCTATAAATATACGAAGCAATTTAAATTCCATAACTATTCCAAATTAGAATGATTATTAGTCAATAAATTCATTTTATTCATAATCTACAAGAGTGTAAACTTTATTGAAAAATAAAAAAGCAAAGTGATCTTCCATATGGCAAAAACGATTCGGCAAAACTCTTTATTTCAAGTACTCTTAGTTTTTATTTTTTGGTTATCTTGCGACCTGGTTGTGAAACTTATCAAGCTCCCAGTGTCTGGAGGCGTATTGGGTTTGGGTATTGTTTTACTACTCTTAATGACAAAACATCTACAACTAGACAGCATAAAATCTGGAGCTCAATTACTCTTGGCAGATATGCTTCTTTTTTTTATTCCCGCGGTACTTGCAGTACTAGAGCATAAAGAGTTTATCGGATTCCTAGGGCTTAAAATATTCTTTGTTATTGTGCTTAGCACCCTGGCCGTAATGTTGATCACTGCCCTAGTTGTTGATTATTGCTACCATTGGAGAAATAACCATGCCAAGTCATATTCTCTCTGAGCCAGTCATACAAGCACTTTTCTGGTCAACTTTAACCATCACAATCTATTATATTTCCAAAAAACTATACAATAAATGGCCATTTTGGTGGCTTATGCCACTTACTTTCGCACCGCTCATTCTTGCAAGTCTTGTTTCTTTGCTTGATGTGAATTATCAAGATTATTTAAGCGGGACTAGATGGTTAGTGCAACTAATTGGACCTGCTACAGTTGCCTTTGCAATCCCCATTTATGAGCAACATGCACTCATTCGCCAGCATTGGCCAATACTTCTAATTGGCGTCATTGCTGGAAGTATCACTTCACTGTCATCAAGTTGGTTATTAGCCAGTCTTATAGGGCTTGATGAGCAAATACGATTAAGTTTAATACCGCACTCTATCAGCACACCCTTTGCTCTAGAGGCCTCGCGCAGCATTGGCGCCCCCGCTGAACTCACTGCATTATTCGTCGTCATTACCGGTATATTGGGAGCGATTATTGGCGATATTTTACTCAAATACGTATCATGTCATTCCTCCTTAGCTAAAGGTGCTCTTTTTGGAGCAGGAGCCCATTCCGCCGGGACAGCACAGGCACGTAAAATAGGAAATACTGAAGGTGCGATTGCTAGCCTGGTAATGATTTTATCAGGTTTATTCAATATAATCCTTCTCCCTTTTATGAATCACGTTCTAATGCGAGGATAAAATCATTTTAATTTTTTTATTTAAAGCAAACATCCACCTATACTCCATGAACACAATTTGAGTCTATTTTTCTTAAGTCTGCATTAAGATGTGCTCTATAAAAACTAACTCTCTTCTCTCTAAATCCAGTTTTCATTTGCAGTAAAAGCAATAGTTAGCCAGCGTTCTGGCGTATCTTCTCCAATAGCTGCCGCTATTTCATTACGAATTTCATCCAAGGCTTCAATGCTTGCAATTGGGTAGCTTTTAGGTACTACGATATGTATTTCAATAAATTGTGCACGTCCAATTTTTGCAACGTAACTTGTGTAGGTTTTGAAACCGCGCTGTTTGGTAAGTTCATCTAAAAACTCTCTTATTTTTTCATCAAGACCTAAGGGCGCCATGCGAAATATGTCTCGCATCGCATCACGAACCGCCCCCATAGGCACAAAAATCAAACAAGCAGAAAGAATCGCTAATATGAGTGGATCAATATAGGGTGTAAAATATCCGTAGGCTCCCCCATCCAACAAGGCTGCAATTCCAAATGCGATTAGGAGAGAAGATGAAATTAATGCTGACATTAACCAACTTTGAATATCTAATCGTAAAAATTCGGACTTAATGTGGCGGTTTTCTTTAATCAAATAAAAATACATCCCTGTCGATAAAAAAAACACCAAAAAAGCAAACACAAATGCCCAATCAAAATTCAGTTCATGCCCACCAGACATTAAACTGCCAATTGCGTTTACTAATGCATAGGCACAGAGCAGTATCAAAATACTACCATTCAAAACAAGTACCATAGGTTCCACATGCCAGTAACCATATTGAAATCTTCGACTTCCCTTACTGGTTAAAAGACGGGTAACAAAAAGGGCCAGAACTGACATAACCGTATCAACCATATTAAACATACCATCAAAGACAATAGCCAATGAACCTGATAATAAACCAAATAAAATACCTACTACGGCTAAGAGAAAGGTAACAGCTATTGATAGTTTAAGAGCTCGTCGTTCATGAAGTCCATCTGGCATTTTCATTTGGGTAATTTCCTGGTATTAAATAATGCGTTATGCACTGAGTGAGCTAGTGCCTCAACCTCATCTTATTTCAACATGTTATAATTTTACGCACATTAATTTTACGTCCTTTTAATTTTCCACTTTGTAAATATTGGTGCGCTTTATCTGCTTGGCTGTGGTGGATTGCAACATAGGAATGCGTGGCGGTGATGTTAATTTTTCCTACAGTATTTCCTGCCAGCCCTGCATCTTTGGTTAATGCCCCTAGGATGTCTCCGGGACGAATTTTATCTTTTTTACCGGACGAAAGACAAAGCGTAACCATTTCTGGCACTAGCCGAGCAGTATGGTGATTTTCTAATGTACTCATGTTTCCCCAGCTAATCGAATGCTGTAGGTTATCTTCAATGGCACAAATTCGTTGTGCATCTGCAGGTGTGGTAATACTTAAGGCAATGCCTTTACTTCCTGCGCGCCCAGTTCGACCAATACGATGAATATGGACATCGTGATCAAAAGCAAGATCAAAATTAATCACTGCAGAAAGTTCCTTTATATCAAGTCCCCGTGCTGCCACATCAGTGGCGACAAGAATAGAGCAACTATGATTGGCAAAACGTAACACAGCAAGATCACGATCAACTTGCTCCATATCACCATTTAAAGCGATAGCACTGAAACCCTCTTCGATGAGCTGGTCTGTGACCTCCACTGTTTGTTGCTTGGTATTACAGAAGATTAATGTTGAAGCGGGTCGATAGTGTAATAGTAATGACTTTAATAAGGGAAATTTCTGCGCTTGTTTCGTTACCTCATAAAAATATTCTTCAATATCAATTTCTCCAGAAGGAGTTTCGACATGAACTTCTTGCGGGTTCCTCATAAATTGTTTTGAAATCTGTTTGATTTCTTCAGGATAAGTCGCAGAAAAAAGTAAGGTTTGACGTTGTTGAGGACAAACCGAAATAATGCTTTTAATGTCATCAAAAAATCCCATATCCAACATTCTATCAGCCTCATCTAAAACTAAAGTTTTTACCTGGGATAAATCTAAAGAGGCGTTTTTTAAATGCTTAAGAACTCTCCCGGGTGTGCCTACAATAATATGGGCTCCATGTCTTAATGAATCAAGCTGAGGCTTCATAGGGATACCACCGGATAAATTAATAATTTTGACATTAGGCATCAAACAGGCTAATCGACGGGTAGCTTGGCTTACTTGTTCTGCCAGTTCACGGGTAGGACACAGCACTAAACCCTGCACGGCAAAAAAAGAAATTTTTAAATTATTTAATAGAGACAAAGCAAAAGCAGCGGTCTTTCCACTACCTGTTTTGGCTTGAGCAATAATATCTTCATTTCTAAGAATTAGAGGCAGGCTTTGCATTTGAATAGGAGTCATATTTTCATAGTTTGCAGCAGCAAGGCTTTTTATTAATTCTTGGCGAAGCGGGAGCAAAGAAAATGACATATATTGATCGGTATGTTTTGATTGAATCATGGAAATCGCTTATTTTTATAGAAGCAGGTAGATTAACATTTTTTAGTGCAATTTTAAATCAGTTTGTGTTGAGTTGACCAATCCAGTTTTGTGAGAGTTGTCTTTAATAACTTTTGTTGAATCTTTAACCTTAAAGTAGAGCGCCCGTTTAAAAGTAACCCGATAAAAATGAAACATCTTGGGTAGTGAGCAACAGTACAACCAGCTTGATTGGTGTTTATTGAATTTACATCTTAGATAAACTAAGATAAGTGTGCGCAATTTGATCATAACAAAAACAAAGGGTGTAAAAATGAAAAAAATTTTGTCGCTAACTGTCCTTTCCATTTTGATCAGCAGCTGTGCTTCTATTCCAGCTAATCCACAAGCAAACCGTGTTATTGCCTCTCCCAATCCTATACCCAAAGGCTGTAAATACTTAGGGCAAGTTGTTGGAAATCAAGGTAATTTCTTTACTGGAAGCTTTACTTCTAACCGTAACTTAGAAGAAGGTGCCATGAACGATCTTAAAAATAAAGCAGCAAAATTAGGTGCAAACTACATTCAATTAGTGACCAACCGTGCCGGAGTTACTGGTTCAATGAACGGTGCGTTTAATAGTCATGGTGGTTTTATGAGTGGCAGCTCGGAACAAACAAACGTTACCAACTTAGGAAATGCCTATCTGTGCCCACCAAAATCAATCGGATTGGACTAAATTTCGCTGATTCCCAGGTGCCCTAAAAATTGATTTTCCTTAGTACCTATTTAATTGGGTTGTTTTTTACACACTTATTCCACATTCTTAATTTGTCTTGAGTCAACATTGCCTGGTTGCTCTCGAATAAGGCTAAAAACAGGGCGAGCTTCCCTTGGATTCTACTGCTTGTTCGCCGAATCCAAGGGCACGCCGCTGGACATAATCAGCGATGTAGTCGGGGGGGAATTCGTCACTGGATTTTCACCCTCACTACTTACTAAAAATGGACATATTCATCCGTATGTCATTCTGGGGGTGTTCTACAGATAGAGAAATTCAGATATTGTCTCACATTGTGATAGACAAACAGTATATAATCACCAATATCTAATGTTTATAAAGTTAAATGATTACAACCAGGATGAGTAATGATTTTAGCTCTTTTTCTGCTCTTCGTGTCCGCTATAGCAATCTATATTTCCTGTGAATATTTTGTTAATGCCATAGAATGGGTTGGACATAAATTTAACATAAGTAAAAATGCTACCGGTACAATACTTGCAGCGTTTGGGACGGCCCTACCTGAAAGTGTAGTCACTTTCGTAGCCGTAGTATTTGGTAATACGCCGGCACAAAAGGAAATTGGCATTGGCGCCGCAATCGGCGGGCCTTTAGTATTATCAACCATCGCTTACTCTATTGTTGGATTGACGTTTTTTATCCAAAACCATTCAAGAAAACCATTGATATCTAAAACAACAGAGCTTCGTCTCGGACATGATCAGATCTGGTTTATGAAAATATTTGTAGTAAAAATTTTACTTGGGCTCGCTGTTTTTAGCTATAAACCATGGTTAGGAATAGGATTTCTGATCGCCTACGCTTTTTATGTAAAGCAGGAAATACAGGGGACGGATGATCCAGAACACCTGGATTTTTTAGAGCCCCTGAAAATAAGACCCCATGATGATAGTCCTTCACATAATTGGGCTTTATTGCAAACTCTTTTGTCGCTCATTGTTATTTTCATAAGCTCACATGTTTTTGTCCAGCAACTTGGAACGATAGGACCAGCTTTAGGCTTGCCTCCCCAGATGGTTGCTTTATTATTAAGTCCAATAGCTACAGAGCTTCCAGAAATATTAAACGCTATAATATGGGTTCGCCAAGGAAAACAAATACTCGCTTTAGCTAATATTAGTGGAGCAATGATGATTCAAGCGACCATTCCAAGCGCTTTAGGAATCTTTTTTACACCATGGATTTTAGATGCGGCGTCTTTGTGGGGAGCTGTAATTACATTATTATCAATTTGGGGGCTCTACCTCTTACTCCAAAAAAGTGAATTGACCAGCTCTCGTTTATCCTATTTTGGATTGTTTTATTTTCTATTTGCAATAGGGCTTTTTTCATTTAATACTGAAATTAATATTCTAAGCCAGTTGGCCAAGCAATGACTCTCTTTGAAATGATCAAAAGCACTCGTTATGCAAAATGAATCCAAATCAGTTTTATCACAACTCCCCATAAGTATTTGGACTTTAGGTTTTGTCAGCATGCTCATGGATATTTCATCTGAAATTATTCATAGTTTACTCCCTTTGTTTTTAACCACTGCCTTAGGCACAAGCACTTTTGTAATCGGAGTAATTGAAGGTTTAGGAGAATCAACATCACTCATTGTCAAAATATTTTCGGGCGCGCTAAGTGATTATTTGGGACAAAGAAAAGCTCTTGCTGTGATAGGTTATGCAATGGGGGCTATATCAAAACCATTGTTTGCCATAGCGTCTACAAGCAGTGTGGTTTTAGGCGCTCGTGTATTTGATAGAATAGGAAAAGGGGTGAGAGGAGCCCCTCGAGATGCGCTTGTTGCTGATATTGCACCCCATGAGTTAAGAGGCAGTGCTTTTGGACTTCGTCAAGCATTGGATACTGTAGGTGCGGTAATTGGTCCTTTATTGGCAGTCGCATTAATGATCCTTTTTGCAAATGATTTCCGAATTGTATTTTGGATAGCAGTCATTCCTGGCATCGTATCCGTTATGCTTCTTAT from Legionella sainthelensi carries:
- a CDS encoding sodium:calcium antiporter, which translates into the protein MILALFLLFVSAIAIYISCEYFVNAIEWVGHKFNISKNATGTILAAFGTALPESVVTFVAVVFGNTPAQKEIGIGAAIGGPLVLSTIAYSIVGLTFFIQNHSRKPLISKTTELRLGHDQIWFMKIFVVKILLGLAVFSYKPWLGIGFLIAYAFYVKQEIQGTDDPEHLDFLEPLKIRPHDDSPSHNWALLQTLLSLIVIFISSHVFVQQLGTIGPALGLPPQMVALLLSPIATELPEILNAIIWVRQGKQILALANISGAMMIQATIPSALGIFFTPWILDAASLWGAVITLLSIWGLYLLLQKSELTSSRLSYFGLFYFLFAIGLFSFNTEINILSQLAKQ